The following coding sequences lie in one Capsicum annuum cultivar UCD-10X-F1 chromosome 5, UCD10Xv1.1, whole genome shotgun sequence genomic window:
- the LOC107872540 gene encoding uncharacterized protein LOC107872540, with translation MYQNSLAARWISTALQVTRRELQAVCKKNKIPANMTNVAMADALQSRQFVDGIEEVLKTCESDVANSSMESPGKSEAISRVPRTSHRTTQRKTIKHEIFCSYTDCAS, from the exons ATGTATCAGAactcactgg CAGCAAGATGGATTTCCACAGCCTTACAAGTTACAAGGAGAGAATTGCAAGCTGTTTGCAAGAAGAACAAAATCCCTGCTAATATGACTAATGTTGCCATGGCCGATGCTCTTCAATCTCGTCAGTTTGTTGATGGTATTGAAGAGGTCTTGAAAACATGTGAATCTGATGTTGCAAACTCATCTATGGAGTCTCCTGGAAAGTCAGAAGCAATATCAAGAGTACCTCGGACTAGTCACCGGACTACCCAACGAAAGACAATcaaacatgaaatattttgttcCTATACTGATTGTGCTTCTTAG